CGATGAGGGTACAACGGAGTATATTAAACTCGAGAATTAATTACCTACCGCGGCAGTATATATTTTAACCGCTTCAACTGCCTCCTTTACATCATGCACACGCAGGATGCCGGCGCCTTTCATCAGCGCTATAGTATTTAATGCAGTAGTGGCGTTTAATGCTTCTTCGGCAGTACCGCCGGTTACGCTGTAAACCATGCGTTTGCGGGATACGCCAACAAGAATGGGTAATTGCAGCATCGCCAGGCCCTGCAGGCGGTTCATCAGGGCGTAGCTTTGCCCGGGCATTTTGGCAAAGCCGAAACCGGGGTCGATGATGACATCGTGTACACCCAGTCGGGTTAATTGATAGGTTCGCTCCGCGAAATAATCAAGTACTTCTATAAAGATATCGTCATATTTTGCCAGCTGGTTCATGGTTTGCGGAGTGCCCTTCATGTGCATCAGGATATAAGGCACCTGAAGTCGCGCTACCATGGCA
Above is a window of Mucilaginibacter ginsenosidivorans DNA encoding:
- the folP gene encoding dihydropteroate synthase codes for the protein MAKDTFFRKKGTINAGGKLIDLAKPRVMGIINITPDSFYAGSRKMDVSSALQQAEKMLNEGAAMLDIGAYSSRPGADDNSEQEETDRLLPVVEAIAKAQPDAILSIDTFRSNVAEAAIAAGAHIINDISGGQLDGNMFAMVARLQVPYILMHMKGTPQTMNQLAKYDDIFIEVLDYFAERTYQLTRLGVHDVIIDPGFGFAKMPGQSYALMNRLQGLAMLQLPILVGVSRKRMVYSVTGGTAEEALNATTALNTIALMKGAGILRVHDVKEAVEAVKIYTAAVGN